Genomic DNA from Mauremys mutica isolate MM-2020 ecotype Southern chromosome 13, ASM2049712v1, whole genome shotgun sequence:
GAGGTTGCTGTTATGTCCtaatagttttttttctttgcactgTGATAAAATGAGTGATGTTTCTCTGGCTGGCTGcggggctgcatttcagtgcccaAGTGCCTAAGATATCGTTCTAAGGTACCTTCCATCTGAGGCTGCCAAAGGGCTCTACTGGCAATAATGAATTAAGGCTCCCAACCTCCCTGTGAGGTGGAGAAGTTCCTTATCCCCTTTTACAGTTGGGAAGCTGGGAAGCAGTGGGGATGCATCTTGATCACACAGTGCTGGATCTGGGATTAGAGCcatggagtcctgactcccacagCTAAGCTGCTCAGgagtttttttttgtcaaaatgacCTGTAGTTTCAGCAAAGTCAAAGGTCTTTGCTGATTTTTGTGTTTGCTCGATATTTTAAATTTTCCATTGGGATAAAGGATatgaaatacttcattttgctTTCACTCAGCCCAgcttgaaatattttggtttggtgAGCTGacctgaaacatttcattttgagtcaGTCCAACATGAGACTGTATTTGCCTGTAGAACTGTGGAGTCTCATGTGAGATGTAGTTTGGGTGTTTTGTGCTCCCATTCTCTCATATGGGGCAGGCTCCTTGTCTGGactgcatctcccatgatgcatgtTGATCTCAGCTGACTGATCAGCATAGTCCATTATGGGAGTCACTTGACTGTGGCACAGGAAATGAACTCCAGAAATGATGTTTCCAAACTGGCATTTTTTGGAATGTTTCAttgggtgaattttttttttgagatttcaacttcATCCCAACTAAAACAAAggtcaaaatatcagaattttccACGGGATGGAAATTCCAGTTTTCACTCCGCTCTACCCAGATCTTTGCTTTAATTACGAAATCATGCTTCTTCCTATATAGCTTTGGGGGGCATtggaatccattttttaaaatgctcaatGCAAATGTCAGATGATCCAATATTACTAATGAAAAAGTATATTCAGCCCGGGCTCCTCACCTCATGAATCAACTGTCCAAACCTATGTCTAAGCTAAGTCAATTGAGCTGGTGACTGTGCTGTTTGCATCCTTCGAGCAGGACAACAGCAAGGCCCAGAAGCAAGCTCTGTGTGAGAAGTTTGACCGCATGTATGCCAtcctggaggagaggaggaagatcATGCTGCAGAGGATCACCTATGAACAGGAGGAGAAGACCCAGCACCTGAAGTCCCTCACCAGGTCATACAGTGAACACATTGAGTCATCTTCCAAGCTGGTGGATGCAGCGTTGCAGTCCATGGAGGAGCTGCAGATGGCCGTCTTTGTGCAGGTAATGTGGCAGGAGGCTGAGTGGCCATCGTCATCTCGTTCAACCTTGGGTCTCCTATTGCCAAGGAGAACCAGTATGCTTTGTTTCCCAGAGTCAAGAGATGAACAGGGTAGGGGGAAGTCATGAGTAGGACAAGACTGACTTTAAAATACAAGCAATCATTGCTTTTCAAGGCAGACTTGCAACTCCGTGCCATGGGAATGGAGTCGTATCTTCCTTCCCACCAACACCTTGATAGCTTTGAGTCACCCACTTGCTTGAGATCCTTCAAGTCCAGGAAGGCGTGGCTCTGGAATAAGGAGTTGGCACCACTTTTAAGGCAGAGGAAACCTAGGCCCTTGAGCCGATAGCTTCTGTAGGGAAAACCCTAAGAACAGCCAGGCTTGAGGAGAGCACTTGGGCTGGGCTTTGTGCTTGTTTGGGTTCACAATTAAGCCAAACCCCAAATGTGGTGTATTGGATTTATACACAGTGTGTATCCTTTATAAggagcaggctgggcagggatggtgtccctagcctctgtttgtcagaagctgggaatgggcaacaggggatcaatcacttgatgattccctgttctgttcattccctctgggccccctggcattggccactgttagaagacaggatactgggctagatggacctttggtctgacccagtgtggctgttcttatgtgggAACTCCacctgttctgtgtgtgtgtgtgtgtgtgtgtgtgtgtgtgtctctctctctctctctcacacacacaaatgtccACACACTCGCCACGtttttatcttgattttagttCTATTCCCATAATCTCACCTTTCTTCTCTTCTCCTTTTCTGGCTACTCAGAATGCCAAAGTTCTCATACAGAAGTAAGTAGAACTCCTTATTTTTACATTCACATTCTGACCCCAATTTCTCTGAGGGACTGGATCATCTCGGGTTGTATCTTCATTTCCTTTCCCAGAATTTCCGAGGTGACCCAGAGCTGTGAAGTGGAGGCGCTGGAGTCTGGTTATGACAATATGGAGCACTATGCTGTGGATTTCAATGCCGAGGAGCGGGTGCTGTATCAGTTGGACTTCATTAAAGGTGAGAGGAAATGATCCAGGCTGGTCAGAAATGGGAATCTTGGAGAGGAGGGTTTGCTGGTCTGTCTGTATGTTCACAATGCTCCATTCACCGTGGTATCGGGGGCTACTTCAACCAGTATAAAAACCTTCCTTCTTTTCTTGATTCTAATATCACTTGtgtcccagttctgccaccttGTCCATTTCACTGGtggctgatttcagtgggacaatGTGTACTCCTGAATATCAGCAAGGGCGTCAGAATCCAGCCGTTGTCCTGTCTTTGTCGGGGAGGAGCCGAGAGCCTTTTTCCTTGCATTGGACACTTGTCCCTGTTGCACCTACCAGAGGCCTGTGGCTGCTCCTCTGGAAGCCGCCTCCTTGGGGTTCTCCACTCTGTGTCCTGGGATGGACGCATTGGAGGTGCAGTGCTATGTTCATTGGGTGCATTTCTCATGAATGAGTGAAGGAAAGAGACAGGGAAGGAGCAAGACAGCTGGTGAGCaaagagaatgagagagacaCTGTAAGATGCCACAGAACCAGCACCTTGTGGTACCTTTGTGCTGTGTTCAGTTGGGGAACCTTGTCCTCCTAAGGGAGAAGCACCCAGGGTTGAATCCAAAGCCCGCTGAGCTCAGTGGAGATGTTTCGATTCACCccaatgggctttgcatcagggtTCTAGTCTCTATTCCATTCGGGGTGCAGAAATCCAGCTCGGCTTACTCTGACCCCAAGGTTCCTTTGAGAAGGGATCAGAAATCCAGCTCGGCTCCTTCCCCTTCAGCAGAATCCCCATTCGAGTTGTTCTTCCCCAGAGTCCATTCATGCTGGGGAGGGACCGCCATGTATTTTCAGTAATTCTCCTATTTCCCTGTAAATCGATAGAGGTTGGGGTTTCCCTGCTCTGAGACTTCCTCAGCTGACAGTTCTGCTGACAGCCAGCGTCTATGAAATCTAGGTGTCTGTGCTCATCTGGACTAGGTGCTGTCTGCCTCCCTTTCACATTGCCAGGGCTGTGTATTATCCTTGCAGTTGATGAGTCCGAAGAAGGCGcagaggaaggagaggaagaTGCTGTGGGGGGGGATGCTGAAGGTGCAACagcagagtctgtggcagaaggGCAAGTGGCCAGCGGTGAGGACAGAGAGGAGGCTCTGAATGTCCCTGTGGATGGAAAGGGAGAGGAGGCCGAGGGAAAAGCCCTGATGTTGAAGGAGGCTGAGAGTGAGACTGCTGGGGAAGCTGATGCCATGGCTAAACTACCTGGTTCAACTCAAGCTGCGGAGTCGGATGTCCCAGCTGGCAAGGAGGGAGCTGAGAATGAGCCGGGCACTGCCCAGCAGGTAATGGCTCCAGGACTCTCCTGATCACGATAACAGTGATGCGGAAGGACCCGGGACACACACTTGCTGTGGTAGGAGTGTCCTCTAAAAAGCCAAAGATACACACTCATGCATGACATACAAGTGAGGTGTGTATGCATAGCCAAGCGTGTGTGACATGGCAGTGCGCACATGTGTAATAGcagctaagagtcctgtggcaccttatagactaacagacgttttggagcatgagctttcgtgggtgaatacccaccttgTCGGATGCTGCaaaacgcctgttagtctataaggtgccacaagactctttgctgcttttacagatccagactaacacagctccccCTCTGCTACTTGACAACGTGTGTAATATAATCCCCGTTCGGGTGGTCTAGGCCAATGGCCCTCATCTTCTCCAgaccagaacccccacccccattgagcAGCCTGGTGCTTGACTGTCCTGAGACCTGTTTGCACCCCCCAGCTTAACCCACCCACCCTACCCCATCCTGAGAGTGCTTCACAGAGGAGCTGCAGAGATGAGGGAGTGGAGGAGCTCGGGATTAATGACatcctgccccccgcccaggcTTGTTCCAGGGATGGATGGGGTCATTAAAGACAGCGGGCCCTACAGAGACGTTGTGAAGCAGCACACGTTGTCCGAGAAGGAAATAACCTAGGCAGGCCATTCGGCCCATCTCCCCCACGTGTTGACAAGGCACCTGGGAtaaatccctcccccaccccccgacccccagcttTTCTCaccgcctcccctccccggtgtTTGCTTTTTAGGAGGATGCGGCTGGGCCGGGCGGGGCTGCTGCAGACTCTCAGGGGGCCGGGGCAGAAGCTGCCGCCTCCAGCAGCGCCTGGCAAACGAGCGCCCCAAGTCTCGCCCTCCAAAGTCCTCCCCGGGGAAACGCCCTCGAGAGCCCGGCGCAATCCGCAGCCCAGGGCAGCGGAGCCGCGGAGACCGAGGAAGCCGCTTGCTTCGGCCCAGCCGAGACGCTCAGCACCTCGGACAGCTCCGCCGGGACCAGGACGGAGGTTGGCCCAAGCGAGTGCGGTGCCAGTCCCGCCAAAGGCAGCGCGGAGCGGGGACCGGCTGGAGCATCTGGCTCCGGGCAGGTCAGTGAGAGCCCGAGTTGGAGGCACTCCGGTGTCACTCCGGCTGGGGTCCGCTGATTGCACGGGGCGTATGGGGCTGGGAAGCGCTCCGGGAGTTTTACACCCAGCGCCAGAACCGGACGGGAGCTGGGAACAAGTTTCCATCCACgtggtggtttgtttttcttAATGGGGGAAAAATGCGGATTTGGCAACGAGGAAGCATTTGTGTCAGTTTCACCTCAATTGTTGGGGCGggaattccctccccccccacctcccaccccgaaAATAATCCAAATCATCCACATTTGATTTGGGCgttttcaaaatgaaacgtttCCATGGTTTTGGTCTGAAATGACATTTTTGGTTTCGAAATGCCTTTTAATGTCGATAAAGGAGCAAGACCAAAAGGTTTCTAAAGAAGCCTGAAACTGAAACGAAACATGTCATTTTGGGTTGAAGAAACACGTTTCGTTTGACCCGATATGATCTTTTTATGGactttttgattcactgaaaattttggacattttttcttgtttgacctgaaataatccctcccctccccccaatttttgGCATTGTCAGTGAACTGAAAAACCTGTTAGTCTCCCAGCTCTAAATgtaagtgctggggggggggggggtttcctttattattcaggaaatgttttggaATCTTTAATTTCTGGATAGTCAACATGATGGGTGGGATCTTCATTCAATGCCTTACCCATGGAAGGCTCTGGGACCAGTTCAGCACCACCCGACCACTGCACTGCAGCAGCTGTGATGGGTCTGACTCCAAAACCTGGTGTAACTTGTGTCCTTTAGCTCCAGAGGAGACAGTGCTGCTGACCAAGCTGCATCAATAAATCCCTGAAGAAGTAGGAAGGGAAGAGAATGCTAGCTGGTGCACAGGAATCATCCCCCGTCGCTGGTCATATATTAGTCTTCCCTATTTTCACACTGGGCACTTACTTTTGCAGGCAGAGTTCTCCAAATGCCAGAAACAATCCTCTAGCTGTTAGAATAATAGAATTATGGAAAAGTAGGGcttgaagggacctcaagaagtcatcaaatccagccccctgcactgagacaggatcGAGTTATCCCTGACAAGTCTCTGTCCAACCTGGTCTCACAAACCTCCCATGATGGgatcccttggaagcctattccagagcttaactatccttatagttaggtAAACtttctaaatttcccttgctgcagattaagcccattacttcttgtcctaccatcagtggacactgagaacaattgatcactgtcctctttctaacagccctgaacatatttgaagactgttatcagatctcccctcagccttcttttctcaagatgaaACATCCCcagattttttaacctttccttataggtcaggttttctatcATTTTATAGCTCTCCTCTGGTCTCTCTCCAATACGTCTGTATCTTTCTTAAAAAATGGCTCCCAGAtttgaacacagtactccagctgagccccATCAGTGCAGAATAGAGTGGGACAgtgacctcccatgtcttacatacaacagtcttgttaatacatcccagaattatattagtcttttttgcaactgaatcacattgttggctcgtattcaatttatgatccacaAAAAACCCATATCCTTTTCAgaagtactaccacctagccaggtATTCCCCATTTTGAAATTGGGCATTtggtttttccttcctaagtgaattactttgcacttgtctttattgaatttgatcttgatgattttaaaacaattctctaatttgtcaagatcattttgaattctaattctgtcctccaacgTTCTTGCAATGCAACCCCTCCTAGCGTGGTgttatctgcagattttataagcatactctccactccattatccaagtctttcattaaaatattgaatagtactgtaCCCAGGACTGGCCCCCCTGGGACCGCACTAGGTGTGCGCTCCCATTTTGACAGCAactcattgataactactctagTCTTTCAATCAGTTATGGACCCACTTAACAGTAATTTCATCTTGAGCACATTTCACTAGTTTGTTTATGTGAATGTCTGTAAGATTATGTCAAAAGCCtttctaaaatcaagatatatcatgtttaCTGCTTCCCCCTCCTTTCCTAGGCCGAtagccctgtcaaagaaggaaatttagattggtttggcatgatttattcttgacaagtCCATGCTGGGTATTGCTTAGAACCCTAttaaagattcatagattccaaggccagaaggaaccattgtgatcatctagtctgacatcctgggtagcacaggccagagaactacTCCACAagtaatccctagagcagagcttttagaaaaacatccagtcttgatttaaaaattgtcattgatggagaatctaccacgacccttgctaaattgttccagtggttaattactctcaccattacaaatgtataatttattttcaatctgaatttatctagcttcaatttccagccattggactgtgttatacttttctgctagattgacgagcccattatcaaatatttgttccctcaTAAAGATACTTAGatgtcacctcttaaccttctccttTATTAATATCCTCTAGCTGCATACAAACTGATTgacagtatctttccaggtgttgaagttaggctgactgggtTATAAATCtgcaggtcctctttgttcctctttttaaagataggcactacatttgcccttctctgaatttctgggacctcacccatcccccaggagttcttgaagataattgctaatgtttCCAAGATTACTTCAGACCCTTAAGTACCCTAGCATGAATTTAATCAAGCCCTGCTGACCTGAACATATCTAACTTAtccaaatattctttaacctgttctttctctgCTTTGGCTTTCATtgcttcccccttgttgttaatattaattgtgtggAGTATCTGGGCACcgttaacctttttagtgaagattgaagtaaaataggcattaaaaTCCTCAGTCGTCTTGATGACATCAGTTATTCGCTCTCCTTCCTCACTAAGTACAGGACctgcactttccttcatctttcttttgctctaatgtatttaaagaacctctgtTCACCTCGGTCTGGTTATTACACTTCCGGGTCTTTCTGAAGATCGGCCTTTTCAAAGAGAACCTGTCCAGGATCAGGGAAGCAGCCACTGGCTCGCTTTTCGTCCTTCTCTCAACTATGAGATACTGGACCAGGTTCTATGTAACTGTTCACCTACAGCCATTAAGAACTTCAGGTGCACTCATGTGAAGGGTTAATATCACTGACAACTTCTTTGCCAGCACAGACTGCGCATAAATGGCCCTGTTTTAACAATGAAACTATTCTTCCCATCCCCAGTGGAAATCGCAGGTTTTGGGTAtttcttacattttattttacagatgggaaaaatgtacttttaaaaaaatagcccAGAATAACTCCCAAGCATTATCCCTGAAAAGCTTCTTGATGATCAAACTTTATTTCCCTTCTAGGCTGGGGAACCTGAACTGCTCTTGCCTGCTCCAACTAAATGTATTTTTAGACTCTCTGTTCCTGTCCTCCTCTTTCTGAAGGATTGTTACGATATAATGATGCTCTGCACTTGTGCAGCACCTTTCATCTCAAAGGCTCTTGCAGAGATGGGTGctagtttccccttctgtaatgGAGATTGAGGCCCTGTGAGGACAGATTTTCAGACAATGGCCTGTGCATGCATCAGGTAATTGCTCATGCAAATTGCTATTTGGATGGATTTGCACCAAGTTATTGAACTTGCACTCACAGATTAAGCACCCAACCTGTCTGAAAGTCCATTCCACCATGAGCTATCAACTTGGGGTTGTTTAGATCCCAGCTAAGTggaagggagtggagggggcaatATGGATACAATTGAGTACCACTGCTCAGGGTCATCTCAGTgtcctagtatcagaggggtagccgtgttagtctggatctgtaaaagcagcaaagaatcctgtggcaccgtatagactaacagacgtttgggagcatgagctttcgtgggtgaatatccacttcgtcggatgcaagtagtgggacatgcatccgacgaagtgggtattcacccacgaaagctcatgctccaaaacgtcagttagtctacaaggtgccacaggactctttgctgcttttacagatccacactaacacggccccccctctgatacctgacacACCTTTGGAACTCAGTGGGCATGTGCCTTCCCTGGGGCTGGGACTGTGGCATTTCAAGCCAGGCCTAATACCCTGAACCACAGCTGGTTACTGAACTTCCTCATTCCCTCCCGCTCTGTTAGAGAGCAGCTTAGAGCGTTCCAAGGGCTGGGATGAGGAGCTTGCCCCTGCTCTCTGGAGCGGCACTGAATCCATGCTCCTTCCTGCTTTTCCAGGACCCCTCTGTGGTGGATGGGAAGAGTGAGGAAACCAGTGAAACTCCATTTGAGAGTAACTTCAATCCTTCTCTGTGATGTcaagacaaggtgggtgcagAGCTCTTTCTGCTTCCTGGGGTGGGCGATTCCCCACTGCCCGCAATCCCTTGCCCTCCTTTTTCATGGGCAGAGCCACCCTTGGCTGAGACGGGGCAGGGAGACACTGGGTAATTTGCACTGCTTTCTTACCCCAGTAATAGTAATTAATACATTAGCATCCTGATATTCGGAGGCACCGAACACCTACAGCTCGGACACAagttgtaggtgctcagcacagCTGAAAGTCAGGCATTTTGCTTCTAGTTTGTAGTGAAGTTCTCGGCGTGTTTGGCtggtctgagctcctgcacatcagaatggtcccttctgcccccaGACAGCTCTGACGTTGGTGCTCTCCATCCAGAATGGATGTGCCAAAATGTAAAATCTGCATTAAATATGCCATGGGAAAGCCCTGTAAAATCCTTAGCTCTTTCGTGTCTCTGCCTCTGCCATGCACAGTCTTCCTCCCTGCATTTCAGAGCCCTGGTCTAGCAGGGGAGTCTGGGAAGACTAAAAGGTTGTTAGACGCCCAGCACTGGTGTTCATTTGTTTTTAGCATTAAACTCCATTTCCGTGCAATGTACTCTCTGGACATTGCTGTTGCTGTGTGATGGGCTTTCATTTAGACACTAGAGAACCCAGGTCCGACATCTAACATGATTGTGTTGGTTTTTCCCAGACACACCTTCCAAGCTCAATAGCTTAAAACCACCAGAGTTATAGTGTCTTGTTTCCCTGGTGAATTTTTCTGATCTGAGATCACACGTCCACCCATCTGGAGTTTTGTTTGGAAGAAGAGAAGGCGGCTGGACTGGATCATGGGAGCAAGTGACCGGTGGCATGTGCCAGCACGGGACTGCTAGAAGCTGGACTGTCTACACTGAGAATAGCAAAGGCCAGCGTGGTCACttgccaggagccccagggctgcatATAATGTGCAAAGAAATGTACATGTAAATAAAACCCAAAGCGGACGCGCACTCACTGCCTGCCTGTAGCGGTGCCAGTGGCGGCGAATAGGGACTGCGGCAGCTATCTTGATTCGGCACCGTCAGGGAGCAGAAAGTGAAGGACTCCAGGAGTCTGCTGCGTGCGTTTTGGGCAGCCCGGGATTGGAGAAATGGGcatgaagggaggagggaagggaagggaggttgCCAGTGGAGGGTGGCTTTGCGGGCAGCCCTGGGTTTCAGCAAGGCATAGTCCTCTGGCATCACGGCCGGGATTTTGCCTGAAatctcaggggtgggggtggggtcaggtGGAATTAGATGCTGGTTGAAAAGCACTTGGGAGTCCCAGCGTCTCATTGGGAAAGCAGATAGGACCCCCCAGCGGGGGCTGccccgggcggggggagggggagtctctGGCAGCCTTTCACTGTAGTTTTCCAGTTAGCCTTTTGGGGTAAGTCCCTGCATCCGGGAACGTGGCTTTGTAAACAAACACCGCCCTCCGCCCCCGCCAGAGAACACCCCgagcccacccagctctgctttgGGTAGGTGCAGTAACCGGTGCATCGGGACCGCGGGGGGGCTGGCGGCAGAGCTGGTGCCTGGGAGCGTAGAACCAGGGCAGATGTTGGTTTTGGCTGGGCAGGCTTCGCCAAGGACCTGCCCCCCCGCAGGATCCTTGCCCCGGCCAGCGCTGCCTGCCTGGGGCGCATTCCGGGACtcgtctctctctgcttctgaaCAAGGGTCGTGTGGAGCCAATGGAAACCGGAGTCAAGCCGAGTCCAAAAAGCCAACAAACTAGTTTCTGTGTAAATCCAGCCCCTGTAGCGAGTTCCAACCTGTGCCCCTAGGAAAAGGCCTCCCTCTGTCTTTGACCTCCTTGCGTCCTCAGCACCCCAGGGCGCCGCTGCGAGAGGCCGGCCCTCCCCCTGGCATCGTGCCTGCGGCAGGCCCGGAGGGGCCAGCAAGGGGCCGGCGGGCGTTAAGCGAAGCAGGCTTGTTAAAATAGAGTTTATTGCGAGCTCGCCCAGGGCGATGCTTTAATCCACGGCACACAGAGAACACAGCTAACCGCGGCGCGGGACGGAGCGGCAACACACCTGGCCCCGTGGGACGCACACCTGGCAGCGACCCCCCGCCGCCCCAAGAGCacaggaggagccggggggggggttataccgcccccgcccctcctgcccccgcgcTCCGGGTCCCCTTCGCGCCCAAGCGCTTCAGGGGCGCCGGGCCGATCCCCCCCCATTGACACTTGTTACAAGAATAAATTTAAATGTTCAACCTaaaaacaccccccgccccctctccgcgccccccgcccgcccTCACTTCCCGATGTTCCGCAGCAGCATTTTATTGCTCAGCGCTTTCCGGGCCAGGCTCTCCTCCCGGGACAGCTCCAGGAACTCCCGCAGCAGGTGGAAGGTCAGGTCCAGGGAGTTGGGTCTGCCGTCTTTCCGCCTGGCGGAGTGGGGCGACCGCTCCTTCCTTCGCAGCTCCGGGGGGCTCTCCGCGCCCCCGGCCCCGCAGGGCCCCAGCGGGCTGTGGAGAGCGGGGGCGCCCGCGGAAGGCACCGGGGGCTGGGCGCCCAGCCGCGGTCTCCTCGGCCACAGTTCCCAGGCGGGATCGGGGACTAGCGCGAACTGCGGGGCCGCTCCCCGGGGCCGCTCCAGCGGGGCGCCCTCCTCCGACGGGAGAAACAGCAGGACGAGGACGGAGGCAGCCGAAATCATCCGGATCCTCATCGCCTCTGCTTGTGGGGCTGGGCGCCTGCAAGGAGAGCCCCGGGGGGTTACCCAGAGCCAGCGGGCAGCCCCGACCCAGGCCCCTTCCCCGTGCGAGCCGCATCGCGCTCCCAGAGCTCGCCCACACCCCCGGATCCATCCCTGGGGCGGTTCCCCGCGCGCCCAGGAGCCGCCCTGTCCCCTTAACCCAG
This window encodes:
- the LOC123348286 gene encoding tripartite motif-containing protein 54-like; this translates as MSIQMEYNSYRRDHPIDSLERQLICPICLEMFTKPVVILPCQHNLCRKCANDIFQVSNPSFPSSRGTTLGSAGRFRCPSCRHEVVLDRHGVYGLQRNLLVENIIDIYKQESARPLLKTEHPSCEEHEEEKINIYCMTCGVPTCSLCKVFGEHKGCEVAPLSDIYMKQKSALTDGIGALVATNDRIQAFIDNLQGTCRNIEDNSKAQKQALCEKFDRMYAILEERRKIMLQRITYEQEEKTQHLKSLTRSYSEHIESSSKLVDAALQSMEELQMAVFVQNAKVLIQKISEVTQSCEVEALESGYDNMEHYAVDFNAEERVLYQLDFIKVDESEEGAEEGEEDAVGGDAEGATAESVAEGQVASGEDREEALNVPVDGKGEEAEGKALMLKEAESETAGEADAMAKLPGSTQAAESDVPAGKEGAENEPGTAQQEDAAGPGGAAADSQGAGAEAAASSSAWQTSAPSLALQSPPRGNALESPAQSAAQGSGAAETEEAACFGPAETLSTSDSSAGTRTEVGPSECGASPAKGSAERGPAGASGSGQDPSVVDGKSEETSETPFESNFNPSL
- the LOC123348287 gene encoding corticoliberin-like produces the protein MRIRMISAASVLVLLFLPSEEGAPLERPRGAAPQFALVPDPAWELWPRRPRLGAQPPVPSAGAPALHSPLGPCGAGGAESPPELRRKERSPHSARRKDGRPNSLDLTFHLLREFLELSREESLARKALSNKMLLRNIGK